The segment GCCTGTAGTACTTTAAGTCGCTGTGACGCGGTGTCTCTAAGCTGTTGAGAAGTTGAATGTTGAGAGCCAGAGTGGGCGGAATCTTtagcagagtggagagaggctgaggagatgcctaaaaaagaTCTTGCTAACCTGCACTCAGGCCTGCACCGTCCATCTAACATTTTTATATCGGTTCGAGGGAACACTCGTGAGCTTTCTGACGGTgtgactcttaaaactgaacaccaaaccgttttgcctgtacaGCCAGCAgtttggggagagtgccggtcattcttccattaagacataatgtaaaaccaaaagcagagcagccatattttctaactccaactcgccatctccacatctttgacagcAAAGACATAAAAGTTGCACCGctttgtagagcaacatcttgtgattctgacggtgtccatattctttgtctgaaggcttcggttttgacaaaaacagaagttgtttagacgGTGTATTTACATTGGGAGGGGGacaaagagagctgcagttaggggcagttgataaacattcaggttgacatggatacaggcaggcaggcagggctgttaacatggtgacaggctgtaagaagcatacaaagcagccgtatttgtagtctttatcagattttaaccattatatctgtcatattgatcatccttcagctgtatactacttttccacattcaaatcacacagccttaGCTTCTTACaagcttatggtattattccagccacTGACCTTTCACATGGTATATTCACAGTCTATTcattaaggtcagtgacttcatacttttttgttttcagctgtgtctctttcatatcttcataataataagacattttctacttttcaaaataatctttttaaaattctctttttaaattcttaactgtgcttcagcaaattaaattcagtttgcagattctccagcaattcagaacaatccttcacatcagcattcaaagcaatgcttcagctgcagcaatcaaacttgcattttcttcaggaaatgcttttctagttcttTGATGACAGCTGTAGATATTATCAGCGAATAAAATATCTTCAGTGCATTTATTACTTATTCAACCTGAGAGCAGAGTCAGCAACATGAGAGCCATAACACACCGTAAACCTCTGCTTCGCTCTCTGATCTTGTGTCCAAAGGGCAGGCAGAATCCAGCGGTGCAGTAATAACACAGCTCTCTGTTATTATTGCTGAAAGTGACGAGACCAAACACAGCCATGGCGCACAATGAGGAATGGGGAAAGCctgtggagaggagaggggtgAGTTACAGTTCAGGTGTCATTGTCACCATGGCAGCATTTGAAATGTTCTTCTGTACAGTGACAGTGTCTAAACTCTCCAAGCAGAGATTAACTGCAGTCCTGGCTCTGGCGACACTCATATCTGCATTTGGTTCATCCTTCCAGTATGGTTATAATGTGGCTGTAGTCAACTCACCATCACCGGTAACATGAGAGTTACATTCTGtgaagtgatgatgatgattttgtttttctatcaGTATTGTCCTGCTCTCTTCAGTTCATGCAGCAGTTTTATAACAGCACCTACATGGAGCGTTATGACAGGCCAATAGAGGGCAACTTCCTGACCTTGCTGTGGTCCCTGTCCGTGTCCATGTACCCTCTTGGAGGATTCTTCGGCTCTCTGATGGTGGCTCCTCTTGTCAACAGACTGGGAAGGTAAAAAGTCTCCCAGACGTTACATTTAACTCACTCTGCAACAGCTGCTTAGTACATTTTGTTGTGCTTTTCACCAGGAAAGGCACCCTCCTCTTCAATAACATCTTCTCCATCGTCCCTGCTGTGATGATGGGAGTCAGTGAGATTGCCAAGTCATATGAGATTATCATTGTGGCCAGGTTCATAGTGGGCATCTGTGCAGGTCAGATATTTGCAACCATTCACTGTGGGTCAGGCAAAAATTGTTTGATTTCATTAACACATCCTTTCCTGTCTGCAGGACTCTCGTCCAACGTGGTGCCCATGTACTTGGGCGAACTCTCCCCCAAAAACCTGAGGGGAGCCCTTGGCATCGTCCCACAGCTCTTTATCACCATTGGCATCCTCAGTGCACAAGTGCTGGGCATCAGAAACATCCTTGGCAACAGCACAAGTACTGCTTCTAGCAAATGCTTGATTTTCCTATTgttagagaaacacacacatccttaaTTACTATGCTCCTCTCTGTACCCAGGCTGGACCCTCATGCTTGGCTTGACAGGTGTTCCTGCGCTTATTGAGCTCCTGTTGCTGCCCTTCTTCCCAGAGAGCCCCAGGTACATGCTTATCCAGAGGGGAGATGAAAAAACAGCAAGGAAAGGCAAGTAATTGCGTTTTATGATACTAATAAAAGAGACAAAAGTGAATGGTGGGTTATTGTTGTCTTTATTTTGCCCACCTCAGCGCTACAGCGTCTGCGCGGCTGGCATGACGTTGATGCAGAGCTGTCAGAGATGCATCTGGAGAACCAGTCAGAGAAAGCAGAGGGTCACCTGACCGTGCTCTCCCTGCTGTCCCAGCGCTCTCTTCGCTGGCAGCTggtctccatcatcatcatgaacATGGGCCAGCAGCTGTCTGGGGTCAATGCGGTGAGACGTGCCTGTTGAGTTGTCCTTGTCCCTCATGCACTGACGCCCTCACAGACTCAGATAGAACAACAGATTAGTGCATATTGTTGAATCTAATGTGCAAAGCCTCAGAACACTGCTGTGGGTTCATCCAGTCAGTTCTAGCCACAGTACTGTTGACCTTTCTCCTTATATGAAAGTTGTTATATTAGTTTTTGGCCTAATGTATACAAGGATGAGTTAAACAGCTTTCATTACATGCATGTGGTGTTTATCTGTTTTGTGCTTAAAGTAAAAGTCAATGTCTTTTCAGTATTTCTGTTTTGTGTAATTGAAATAGAGGTCAGACAGAGAGGTCATCTGCTTCCTCCATTTCACAGATGTATCACCCAAAGAAATCCACGAGTACAGGGAGTGGAGTAGAAGTAGAGATGAAGTAGGAGCTCAGTCAGCTCTGTTCTCAAATTATAACTAACCCATAATGCATTTCTCTTCCATCTCAGATCTACTACTATGCTGACAGCATATATGCCACTGCAGGAGTCGAGCCAAATGACATCCAGTACGTCACAGTGGGAACAGGTGCAGTGAATGTCGTAATGACCATCGCTGCTGTAGGTACCAGGTTAAAGTCTGCAATATGATGTTTGATGAGCGGTAAGAAATAGCTCTGAGCAGGAAGTTTGTCATTGTAGGTCTTCATCGTTGAGTCCTCAGGCCGACGGCTGCTCCTGCTGTGTGGATTTGGGATCTGCTGTGGAGCCTGTGTGCTGCTTACTGTCGCTCTCAACTTTCAGGTACCAAAAGAGCTTCAGAGGGACTTCTGACAtgtttctctgctgccctctagtggtttATCATTATAGAAACACTCATTTGCTGAAATCAGCGTTGCAAAGCACTTTTATAACCCTTTTTATAGAATATTTATCTGTGGGAATATGACTGGATTGTAgccacaaagtgtgtgtttaagcTCTATAGCTGATGGCTTTTATATTCACTTAACATGCCCAGAACAGTATTATatcatatatattattaattataatatgtattaattatttatattacatttataattatattatattttagggcagcagtggctcagtggtatagcagggttgtccgatcccaactcctccctaagtcattgttgtgtgtccttggcaaga is part of the Parambassis ranga chromosome 7, fParRan2.1, whole genome shotgun sequence genome and harbors:
- the slc2a5 gene encoding solute carrier family 2, facilitated glucose transporter member 5, whose protein sequence is MRAITHLTRPNTAMAHNEEWGKPVERRGRLTAVLALATLISAFGSSFQYGYNVAVVNSPSPFMQQFYNSTYMERYDRPIEGNFLTLLWSLSVSMYPLGGFFGSLMVAPLVNRLGRKGTLLFNNIFSIVPAVMMGVSEIAKSYEIIIVARFIVGICAGLSSNVVPMYLGELSPKNLRGALGIVPQLFITIGILSAQVLGIRNILGNSTSWTLMLGLTGVPALIELLLLPFFPESPRYMLIQRGDEKTARKALQRLRGWHDVDAELSEMHLENQSEKAEGHLTVLSLLSQRSLRWQLVSIIIMNMGQQLSGVNAIYYYADSIYATAGVEPNDIQYVTVGTGAVNVVMTIAAVFIVESSGRRLLLLCGFGICCGACVLLTVALNFQETVTWMPYISITCVIIYVIGHAIGPSPIPYVVTTEMFRQSARPAAFMVAGSVHWLSNFTVGLVFPFLERGLGSYSFIIFSIICLATLVYIWLVVPETKNKTFLEISQMFAKKNKVEIKLGDGELPLKESKESPEDAVKVTAF